In Neokomagataea tanensis, one genomic interval encodes:
- the folK gene encoding 2-amino-4-hydroxy-6-hydroxymethyldihydropteridine diphosphokinase, with protein sequence MIEPPLTCVEVRDLCLFGYHGVLPEENRLGQRFVVDIAIKADLSQAQRNDSYSDAVCYGSLCDIASAVVTGPPLALIETVAARIAETILERFAAVEWVRVCVRKPSVPVTYALSETSATVEHVRHYEVAFSLGANLGEREATLSAAVDWLSVAEGLEILAVSSLFDSAPWGGVDQPGFVNLCVTGRTTLRPHALLRLCKETERALGRQTGRRWGERAVDIDILYYGDLEMEDRVLTLPHKHMFERAFVLEPLAEIVPERLMSGRSVKDALAVLSRSPEDVVRRKV encoded by the coding sequence ATGATTGAACCCCCTCTGACCTGCGTAGAAGTACGGGACCTCTGTCTTTTTGGGTATCACGGGGTTTTGCCGGAGGAAAATCGTCTAGGGCAGCGTTTCGTTGTCGACATTGCGATTAAGGCCGACTTGTCACAGGCGCAAAGAAACGACTCTTACAGCGATGCTGTTTGCTATGGCAGTCTGTGCGATATCGCTTCTGCTGTGGTGACCGGACCTCCTCTCGCTCTTATTGAGACGGTGGCGGCCCGGATCGCGGAAACGATATTAGAGCGTTTTGCGGCGGTGGAGTGGGTGAGGGTCTGTGTGCGCAAGCCTTCCGTGCCGGTAACTTACGCTCTGAGTGAAACATCGGCCACTGTAGAGCATGTACGTCATTACGAGGTGGCATTTTCGCTAGGGGCAAATTTGGGCGAGCGCGAGGCGACATTGAGCGCTGCTGTGGACTGGCTGTCTGTAGCGGAGGGGCTTGAGATTCTGGCAGTTTCCTCTCTGTTTGATAGTGCTCCGTGGGGTGGAGTTGATCAACCGGGCTTCGTAAACCTGTGTGTGACAGGAAGAACGACGTTACGGCCGCATGCTCTGCTGCGTTTGTGCAAGGAGACTGAGCGTGCTTTAGGGCGCCAAACAGGACGACGCTGGGGGGAGAGGGCGGTTGACATCGACATACTCTATTATGGAGATTTGGAGATGGAGGATCGTGTGTTGACGTTGCCGCATAAGCACATGTTTGAGCGGGCCTTTGTTTTGGAACCGTTGGCGGAAATAGTTCCTGAGCGTCTGATGAGTGGACGTAGCGTTAAGGACGCGCTAGCAGTCCTGTCTCGCTCCCCAGAGGATGTTGTGCGCCGTAAGGTGTAA
- the queC gene encoding 7-cyano-7-deazaguanine synthase QueC, protein MTVHANESALVLFSGGQDSATCLAWALTHYKRVETMGFDYGQRHSVELSCRETLREQMASLKPEWKDRLGADHMLDLRSLGTLSDTALTREAEISMTESGLPNTFVPGRNLLFLTYAAALAYRRSIKHIVTGVCETDYSGYPDCRDDTIKALQVALNLGMEQRFVLHTPLMWINKAQTWSLTETLGGNALVELINTESHSCYKGDRDHHHAWGFGCGECPACDLRAEGWQQYRETTV, encoded by the coding sequence ATGACGGTACATGCCAACGAAAGCGCGCTCGTCCTTTTCTCAGGCGGCCAAGATTCAGCCACTTGCCTCGCTTGGGCACTTACGCATTACAAACGTGTCGAGACGATGGGATTTGACTACGGCCAACGCCACTCCGTTGAGCTGAGCTGCCGTGAGACGCTGCGCGAGCAGATGGCGTCTTTGAAGCCCGAGTGGAAAGACCGGCTTGGCGCAGACCATATGTTGGACCTGCGGTCATTGGGAACGCTCTCCGACACAGCCCTCACCCGGGAAGCGGAAATCTCCATGACGGAAAGCGGGCTACCCAATACTTTCGTACCAGGGCGTAATCTGCTGTTTCTTACTTACGCAGCTGCTTTAGCTTATCGGCGCAGTATAAAGCATATTGTCACTGGCGTCTGCGAGACAGACTATTCCGGCTATCCGGACTGCAGGGATGACACCATCAAGGCGCTACAAGTCGCACTTAACCTCGGAATGGAGCAGCGCTTCGTCCTGCATACTCCGCTGATGTGGATTAACAAAGCGCAAACGTGGTCACTTACGGAAACGCTCGGCGGTAATGCGCTCGTAGAACTCATTAATACGGAAAGTCATTCGTGTTATAAGGGCGACCGTGACCATCACCACGCTTGGGGTTTTGGCTGCGGTGAGTGCCCTGCCTGCGACCTACGCGCAGAAGGGTGGCAGCAATATCGGGAGACGACTGTATGA
- the queE gene encoding 7-carboxy-7-deazaguanine synthase, with translation MAYTVKEMFLTLQGEGAQTGRAAVFCRFAGCNLWSGREVDRATATCRFCDTDFIGTNGDGGGKFPTAQALAETITHCWSAEADTSGQRYVVFTGGEPLLQLDNSLIDAMHRAGFEIAVETNGTLPAPPGVDWICVSPKADAPVVQQSGAELKLVFPQTELTPQQFESFDFKHFWLQPMDGPDRIANTQAAVAYCRAHPKWRLSLQTHKMIDIP, from the coding sequence ATGGCTTACACCGTAAAAGAAATGTTTCTCACCCTTCAAGGCGAAGGCGCTCAAACCGGGCGCGCTGCTGTCTTCTGCCGCTTTGCTGGCTGCAACTTATGGTCAGGACGCGAAGTTGATCGTGCAACGGCAACATGCCGTTTTTGCGACACTGACTTTATTGGCACGAATGGTGACGGTGGCGGAAAATTCCCGACAGCCCAAGCCTTGGCTGAAACCATTACTCATTGCTGGTCTGCCGAGGCTGACACCAGTGGGCAACGCTACGTTGTTTTTACGGGGGGAGAACCGCTGCTCCAGCTTGATAACAGTTTGATCGATGCCATGCATCGCGCTGGGTTCGAAATCGCCGTTGAAACAAACGGCACGCTACCTGCCCCGCCCGGCGTCGATTGGATATGCGTAAGCCCGAAGGCAGACGCCCCTGTCGTCCAACAATCCGGCGCAGAACTGAAATTGGTGTTTCCGCAAACTGAGCTCACACCTCAACAGTTCGAATCGTTCGACTTTAAGCATTTCTGGCTTCAGCCAATGGACGGGCCAGACCGCATAGCCAACACACAGGCTGCCGTTGCCTATTGCCGTGCTCACCCAAAGTGGCGCCTCTCCCTTCAAACCCATAAAATGATCGACATCCCATGA
- a CDS encoding 6-carboxytetrahydropterin synthase has protein sequence MTSNPNLPETELVFTRRFSMGHRLISGSSERCAMVHGHNEYVTIRLKAMQPARLDGQQNVIVPFAEAKTRWHNFIDNIVDHALQLSEQDPLLNWFQTNEPERAKRIIVTPGDPTTELMAALLLAKLNAFLAADGGKLCALGIELQETPTNTVRLDGSPDAFLPTSGRPAAQCWWHRADLTISDL, from the coding sequence ATGACATCAAATCCCAACCTCCCCGAAACGGAACTCGTCTTTACCCGGCGTTTTAGTATGGGCCACCGTCTCATCTCAGGTAGCAGTGAGCGCTGCGCGATGGTTCATGGCCATAATGAGTACGTGACCATCCGCTTAAAAGCGATGCAGCCAGCACGACTGGACGGCCAGCAAAACGTCATCGTACCCTTTGCCGAGGCCAAAACACGTTGGCACAACTTTATCGACAATATTGTCGATCATGCCTTACAACTCTCAGAGCAAGATCCACTCTTGAACTGGTTTCAGACGAATGAACCCGAAAGAGCGAAGCGTATTATCGTCACGCCGGGGGATCCAACCACTGAACTCATGGCCGCACTCCTGCTCGCCAAATTAAACGCTTTCTTGGCGGCTGATGGCGGAAAACTATGCGCTCTAGGAATAGAATTGCAGGAAACGCCAACCAATACAGTGCGGCTTGATGGCTCCCCCGATGCTTTTTTACCAACATCTGGTCGGCCGGCTGCGCAATGCTGGTGGCACCGCGCAGACCTTACAATCTCCGATCTGTGA
- the folE gene encoding GTP cyclohydrolase I FolE, with protein MTDPKPVDSLSVQEDLRPLDALCCPEDAKSRIAGAVRTILDALGEDTSREGLRDTPRRVAEMYLEVFGGLYEDPREHLKTQFSADRHKGAVIVKDIRFHSMCEHHLLPVVGRAHVAYLPDGGRLTGLSKLARVVEGFARRPQLQERLTDQIAQGLEDILRPAAVLVVLEAEHMCMSMRGVRAPGSSTVTTVARGVWADDHAARQEILSLLRG; from the coding sequence ATGACTGATCCAAAGCCCGTCGACTCTCTTTCTGTTCAGGAAGATCTTCGCCCGCTGGATGCGTTGTGTTGTCCAGAAGATGCCAAATCACGCATAGCGGGTGCTGTGCGGACAATTTTGGATGCTCTTGGCGAAGACACATCGCGCGAAGGGCTGCGTGATACGCCCCGCCGTGTGGCTGAAATGTACTTAGAGGTGTTCGGCGGTCTGTACGAAGACCCAAGAGAGCACTTGAAAACACAATTCTCAGCGGATCGCCACAAAGGGGCGGTTATCGTGAAAGATATTCGTTTTCATTCGATGTGTGAGCATCATCTTTTACCGGTCGTCGGACGGGCGCATGTAGCATATCTGCCGGATGGCGGCCGCTTGACTGGCCTAAGTAAGCTTGCACGGGTTGTAGAAGGGTTTGCGCGCCGCCCACAGTTGCAGGAGCGCCTGACGGATCAAATCGCGCAGGGTTTGGAAGATATTCTGCGCCCTGCAGCTGTTTTGGTTGTTCTGGAAGCTGAGCATATGTGCATGAGCATGCGCGGGGTGCGGGCGCCCGGATCATCAACTGTGACGACGGTAGCGCGCGGTGTATGGGCAGATGACCATGCCGCCCGACAAGAGATTTTGTCTCTCCTGCGGGGCTAA